Proteins encoded in a region of the Aptenodytes patagonicus chromosome Z, bAptPat1.pri.cur, whole genome shotgun sequence genome:
- the AP3S1 gene encoding AP-3 complex subunit sigma-1 isoform X1, translated as MIKAILIFNNHGKPRLSKFYQRYSEDTQQQIIRETFHLVSKRDENVCNFLEGGLLIGGSDNKLIYRHYATLYFVFCVDSSESELGILDLIQVFVETLDKCFENVCELDLIFHVDKVHNILAEMVMGGMVLETNMNEIVTQIDAQNKLEKSEAGLAGAPARAVSAVKNMNLPEIPRNINIGDISIKVPNLPSFK; from the exons ATGATCAAAGCCATCCTCATCTTCAACAACCACGGCAAGCCGCGGCTCTCCAAGTTCTACCAGCGCTAT aGTGAAGATACGCAGCAACAAATTATCAGAGAAACTTTCCATTTAGTATCAAAACGCGATGAAAATGTCTGTAATTTCCTAGAAGGAGGATT aTTAATAGGTGGATCTGATAACAAACTAATTTACCGACACTATGCCACcttgtattttgtcttctgtgtggATTCTTCAGAAAGTGAGCTTGGCATTTTAGACCTCATACAA gtATTTGTGGAAACACTAgacaaatgttttgaaaatgtctgtGAACTGGATTTAATTTTCCATGTAGACAAG GTCCATAATATATTGGCCGAAATGGTCATGGGTGGAATGGTTTTGGAGACCAACATGAATGAAATTGTCACTCAGATTGATGCTCAAAATAAACTGGAGAAATCTGAG GCTGGTTTAGCAGGAGCTCCAGCCCGGGCTGTTTCAGCTGTAAAGAATATGAATCTGCCAGAGATcccaagaaatattaatattggTGACATCAGTATAAAAGTGCCAAACCTGCCCTCCTTTAAATAA
- the AP3S1 gene encoding AP-3 complex subunit sigma-1 isoform X2, translated as MIKAILIFNNHGKPRLSKFYQRYSEDTQQQIIRETFHLVSKRDENVCNFLEGGLLIGGSDNKLIYRHYATLYFVFCVDSSESELGILDLIQVFVETLDKCFENVCELDLIFHVDKVHNILAEMVMGGMVLETNMNEIVTQIDAQNKLEKSETFIFQSPRQDR; from the exons ATGATCAAAGCCATCCTCATCTTCAACAACCACGGCAAGCCGCGGCTCTCCAAGTTCTACCAGCGCTAT aGTGAAGATACGCAGCAACAAATTATCAGAGAAACTTTCCATTTAGTATCAAAACGCGATGAAAATGTCTGTAATTTCCTAGAAGGAGGATT aTTAATAGGTGGATCTGATAACAAACTAATTTACCGACACTATGCCACcttgtattttgtcttctgtgtggATTCTTCAGAAAGTGAGCTTGGCATTTTAGACCTCATACAA gtATTTGTGGAAACACTAgacaaatgttttgaaaatgtctgtGAACTGGATTTAATTTTCCATGTAGACAAG GTCCATAATATATTGGCCGAAATGGTCATGGGTGGAATGGTTTTGGAGACCAACATGAATGAAATTGTCACTCAGATTGATGCTCAAAATAAACTGGAGAAATCTGAG ACCTTTATCTTTCAGTCTCCCAGACAGGACAGGTAG